In Candidatus Delongbacteria bacterium, the DNA window CCGTTGCTCTTGGTGTAGGTGGAGAGCACGCCCGTCTCGTCGTCGGAGGGTCCCAGGACCGCGGCGCCCGCCGCGTCCCCGAAGAGCACACAGGTGCCGCGATCGGTCCAATCCACCATGCTGGTCAGAACCTCGGCGCCGATCAGCAGCACGTGCTTCTTCTGACCCGTGCGGATCAGGGCGTCCGCCAGCTCCAGGCCGTAGACGAACCCGCTGCAGGCGGCGGCGATGTCCATGGCCGAGGCGTTGCGCGCGCCCAGCTTGGCCTGGGTGAACACGGCCGTGGCCGGAAACTTGCAGTCCCCGGTCACCGTGCCCACCAGGATCAAATCCACGTCGCCGGGTTCGAGGCCGGCGGCGGCCAGCGCCTTTCGGCCGGCCTCCGCGCACAGGTCGGAAGTGCAGAGACCGTCCTCCGGACCCACGATGTGCCGTTCCCGGATCCCGGTGCGCGAGACGATCCACTCGTCGGTGGTGTCCACGATCCGGCACAGGTCTTCGTTGGTCAGACAGGTGGGACCGACGGCCCGACCTGTGCCCAAGAGTTTGGCGCGCAGGGCCATGCGCCCTCCGTTGCTTGAGTGGAGGCCCAGCGACGACGGGTTGCGGGCAATCCGGTCGGGGCCTGAAGGCCCGAAGTCGCTAGCCGCGGGCCAGGATGGTCCGGCCCTTGTAGCTGCCGCAATTGGGGCAGACCCGGTGGGAGAGCTTGGGCTGGCCGCACTGCGGGCAGGTGGAAACCCC includes these proteins:
- the rpmF gene encoding 50S ribosomal protein L32: MPLPKKKTSKARRDQRRSHHALTPVGVSTCPQCGQPKLSHRVCPNCGSYKGRTILARG
- a CDS encoding beta-ketoacyl-ACP synthase III → MALRAKLLGTGRAVGPTCLTNEDLCRIVDTTDEWIVSRTGIRERHIVGPEDGLCTSDLCAEAGRKALAAAGLEPGDVDLILVGTVTGDCKFPATAVFTQAKLGARNASAMDIAAACSGFVYGLELADALIRTGQKKHVLLIGAEVLTSMVDWTDRGTCVLFGDAAGAAVLGPSDDETGVLSTYTKSNGELAELLWAPGCGTLRRLSPESLENKDHLIHMQGRHVYVNAVKCMADATQQAMDRAGLTPADVDLLIPHQANIRIIEATCERFGFPLEKTMINVDRYGNTSAASIPIALDEALEMGRIHKGQVALLTVFGGGFTWAASALRI